A window of the Chelonoidis abingdonii isolate Lonesome George chromosome 19, CheloAbing_2.0, whole genome shotgun sequence genome harbors these coding sequences:
- the FAAP24 gene encoding Fanconi anemia core complex-associated protein 24 isoform X1 — protein sequence MTAKETTSIKAGAISVPYGHVIGNEKWRGSQIARGLQGKIKLILEDGLGFVDFHLSNRSCILYISEADLVAGNGFKRRLVRFRNASSLHGIVIVEKTQISDQYFPAVQKFIVLELGMTLLPIANQGEASQLIIQLVHEQSKDHTSNPFVHKKCSQLAEASILRTVQQIPGVGKTKALLLLQQFVSIHQLCNASVQDLELVVGQTIAQQIHAFFTQTK from the exons ATGACAGCAAAAGAAACCACTTCTATCAAAGCAGGAGCCATCAGTGTCCCTTACGGACATGTGATTGGAAATGAGAAATGGAGAGGGTCACAGATAGCTCGAGGATTACAAG GGAAAATTAAGCTAATTCTTGAAGATGGCTTAGGATTTGTGGATTTTCATCTTTCAAACAGATCTTGCATTTTGTATATTTCGGAAGCAGATTTGGTGGCAGGAAATGGCTTCAAAAGACGTCTTGTTCGGTTTAGAAAT GCCAGCAGTCTTCATGGGATTGTGATAGTTGAAAAAACCCAGATAAGTGATCAATACTTTCCGGCAGTGCAGAAGTTTATTGTGCTAGAACTTGGAATGACATTGCTTCCGATAGCCAATCAGGGAGAAGCATCTCAACTTATTATTCAGTTA GTCCATGAGCAAAGTAAGGATCACACTAGTAACCCCTTTGTTCATAAAAAATGTTCCCAGCTAGCGGAGGCATCAATACTTCGGACAGTCCAGCAGATTCCAGGAGTTGGGAAAACAAAAGCTCTGCTTCTACTACAGCAATTCGTAAGCATCCACCAGCTTTGCAATGCATCTGTCCAGGATCTCGAGCTAGTAGTAGGACAAACAATAGCACAACAAATTCATGCTTTCTTTACACAGACAAAGTGA
- the FAAP24 gene encoding Fanconi anemia core complex-associated protein 24 isoform X2, producing MERVTDSSRITRSCILYISEADLVAGNGFKRRLVRFRNASSLHGIVIVEKTQISDQYFPAVQKFIVLELGMTLLPIANQGEASQLIIQLVHEQSKDHTSNPFVHKKCSQLAEASILRTVQQIPGVGKTKALLLLQQFVSIHQLCNASVQDLELVVGQTIAQQIHAFFTQTK from the exons ATGGAGAGGGTCACAGATAGCTCGAGGATTACAAG ATCTTGCATTTTGTATATTTCGGAAGCAGATTTGGTGGCAGGAAATGGCTTCAAAAGACGTCTTGTTCGGTTTAGAAAT GCCAGCAGTCTTCATGGGATTGTGATAGTTGAAAAAACCCAGATAAGTGATCAATACTTTCCGGCAGTGCAGAAGTTTATTGTGCTAGAACTTGGAATGACATTGCTTCCGATAGCCAATCAGGGAGAAGCATCTCAACTTATTATTCAGTTA GTCCATGAGCAAAGTAAGGATCACACTAGTAACCCCTTTGTTCATAAAAAATGTTCCCAGCTAGCGGAGGCATCAATACTTCGGACAGTCCAGCAGATTCCAGGAGTTGGGAAAACAAAAGCTCTGCTTCTACTACAGCAATTCGTAAGCATCCACCAGCTTTGCAATGCATCTGTCCAGGATCTCGAGCTAGTAGTAGGACAAACAATAGCACAACAAATTCATGCTTTCTTTACACAGACAAAGTGA